In Oscarella lobularis chromosome 18, ooOscLobu1.1, whole genome shotgun sequence, the following proteins share a genomic window:
- the LOC136197838 gene encoding uncharacterized protein has protein sequence MNVRTLLLLVLTGEFTFSCVPSTSTPPTDGTVASSSSGGGGGGGDDGGRVSPSTSSPSSGDTVSPSTPSTTTPSSGDTVAPSTSDPLIVVNECDSDPCLNGAACNDRLGGYVCDCLLGYIGPNCEIDVDECDSDPCLNGANCIDQVNGYFCECTSGHFGIHCETNINVCASQPCQNGGTCSDQQGSYVCQCPLTHTGINCEREINGCGSFPCQNGGICINQQGSYVCQCPLTHTGINCEREINGCGSFPCQNGGICINQQGSYVCQCPLGYTGINCETNIDECASFPCQNGGTCIDDLAGYTCQCPQSHTGIHCETNIDECASFPCQNGGTCIDDLAGYTCQCPQSHTGIHCETNIDECASFPCQNGGTCIDHLAGYTCQCPQSHTGNNCETDIDECASWPCQYGCTCIDQLSGYICDCPTPTPTPTPTTTPTPFGCEGCNCTATATASGAAVTTALATATAAAAVTATATATATAAATATATATATAAAAASATAAAAAAAAVQVTAAAGGNCRCGCTVTVTAIAVAIAKAKATAIAAASAAAAARSAATASASASATAFAASCAVANARAEAQAAATAASDAIAQSGGCSAEASAAISVSSSAIAEALAVADAAAFAAAEATAVATAVAKAAAAAEAAAAAAAVAAAEAVAVAGGGYGYCYTYGYGYGYCEGTVIVVTRALKAVAFAKAAAEAGANAAAEATAVAKAAASAGASATALVSASAFTGASVSTAVTIVLEAAVGISDDDCTAVATASASAAASATASVKATALAISTASACASAAASAAAAASAAAFASATASARAFAAAIAAADVVVVGSYVGCTTVVITAVKAAAAAIAAATAAATASATAAASVTVAATASASASAEATAAAAVLVEASASALAAATASATAVAVGNCGPTKVATSTTVSAGTEVAVIASVTAKLAATISTAASSTASAASLTAAAAAAFSFSRSSVSIIDNVAVNAGKLNVYFFSYFKISLLHCSDVNKDIDLLFVMDNSGSIPFGDFVKQKTFVSRIIDHALTIGCHACIRVAVITYAHHLKIEFDFDAHSIGATPRADLKAAVMSIAYVGGWATNTKVALDIAHTLLHDVNRGARVGAKKIVFVLSDGHSNLGGDPKFSAAVLKADATVIAMGVANFRSVSSQQELRDIATSDDHVLVLNSFDDMEDIVDYFGSKARCDLTDLAKNRPEDWNSIKDGFKKLKKDGVINDMAALHAQTFRRFGASHSGAGFLPWHRAFLLMIERALQIAQNDDALRLPYWNWTSEDVKTSKIWDDLGGAQNGVSTDGFCVNTGDFRKSVWHPDPSECITRNMITPSPGSSQVSQSALDADREFLYPYSLFRRITEGGGGRHNTLHVRFGGLEANMATAVSPLDPVFYFHHCFIDLLWFDWQKQWGEGPENYPVAGEVYNLRTPMRHLTAVYPGTNRPLLSKPDWIRPVNLLKITDLGYTYDSSGSIFHVDRRRRSDSTDADQIHSALLNGSALTDSQVQQQEFDAQCGFLSDSLDASQLDTCIRRGKTPGVRLASGPNQFEGRVEVLCDGTWHAVCDDNWDDDDAEVVCGQLGFSGGKAYNDSEWTYESNDNLATSFDCTGNEELLQDCSHDHVDVFTNAAAGFCPYYGYAQVVCDPGVRLSTIGDSSGYLHVYNAAQKVWGPVCGARNWGKRHHSEACEAAGFGPSALGVSQSSTSKPILETTYVGCLSSARKAIDCRGVEWDTASCDDSTNDLYVSCLDSVRLVDGPSAREGRVEVFHQGVWGSVGYLLWDEDDGDVVCRQLGYAEGAELVYYQSFSAGPSIVWLDRVQCTGLEASLNKCRHSGYGDALYDVQRRSAAVKCKP, from the exons ATGAATGTTCGAACGCTTCTTCTGCTAGTCTTGACTGGAGAATTCACCTTCTCCTGCGTGCCTTCGACGAGCACTCCTCCAACTGACGGCACCGTTGCGTCTTCatcgagcggcggcggcggcggcggcggcgacgacggcggccgCGTTTCGCCTTCAACGAGCTCTCCTTCAAGTGGCGACACCGTTTCTCCTTCCACGCCGAGTACTACTACTCCTTCGAGTGGCGACACCGTTGCGCCTTCAACAAGCGATCCTCTAATTGTCGTCAACGAGTGCGATTCGGATCCGTGTCTAAACGGCGCTGCGTGCAACGATCGACTAGGCGGATACGTTTGCGACTGTCTTCTCGGTTATATAGGCCCTAATTGCGAGATAgatgtcgacgagtgcgattCGGATCCGTGTCTAAACGGCGCCAATTGCATTGATCAAGTGAACGGTTATTTTTGTGAGTGTACTTCGGGTCACTTCGGCATCcattgcgagacgaatatcAACGTCTGCGCTTCGCAGCcttgtcagaacggcggcacgtgcagCGATCAACAAGGCAGTTATGTTTGCCAGTGTCCTCTCACTCATACGGGCATCAATTGCGAGAGAGAAATCAACGGGTGTGGTTCATTTCCTTGTCAGAACGGTGGCATATGCATCAATCAACAAGGCAGTTATGTTTGCCAGTGTCCTCTCACTCATACGGGCATCAATTGCGAGAGAGAAATTAACGGGTGTGGTTCATTTCcttgtcagaacggcggcaTATGCATTAATCAACAAGGCAGTTATGTTTGCCAGTGTCCTCTCGGTTATACAGGCATCaattgcgagacgaatatcgACGAGTGTGCTTCGTTTCCGTGTCAGAACGGTGGCACGTGCATTGATGATCTCGCCGGATATACTTGCCAGTGTCCTCAGAGTCATACAGGCATCcattgcgagacgaatatcgACGAGTGTGCTTCGTTTCCGTGTCAGAACGGTGGCACGTGCATTGATGATCTCGCCGGATATACTTGCCAGTGTCCTCAGAGTCATACAGGCATCcattgcgagacgaatatcgACGAGTGTGCTTCGTTTCCgtgtcagaacggcggcacgtgcattGATCATCTAGCCGGATATACTTGCCAGTGTCCTCAGAGTCACACTGGCAACAATTGCGAGACTgatatcgacgagtgcgcctCTTGGCCTTGTCAGTACGGCTGCACGTGCATCGATCAACTATCCGGATATATTTGCGACTGTCCGACCCCTACGCCAACGCCAACGCCAACCACTACTCCAACGCCTTTTGGCTGCGAGGGCTGCAACTGTACAGCTACGGCTACAGCATCGGGTGCGGCGGTTACCACAGcgttggcgacggcgacggccgcTGCCGCGGTAACGGCGACGGCTACAGCTACGGCAACGGCTGCAGCGACGGCAACTGCGACGGCAACAGCGACAGCGGCTGCGGCTGCATctgcaacggcggcggctgcagCAGCGGCTGCAGTGCAAGTAACGGCTGCGGCAGGCGGCAATTGTCGCTGTGGCTGTACGGTGACAGTAACAGCGATAGCAGTCGCAATTGCGAAGGCAAAAGCCACTGCGATAGCAGCAGCAtcagcggcagcggcagcacGTTCGGCGGCAACAGCATCGGCTTCAGCTAGTGCTACGGCTTTCGCAGCTTCCTGTGCAGTGGCTAATGCAAGAGCAGAAGCTCAAGccgcagcaacagcagcgtCGGATGCTATAGCGCAGAGCGGCGGTTGTTCGGCGGAAGCTTCGGCAGCGATTTCAGTTTCATCTTCGGCGATAGCAGAGGCACTAGCAGTTGCCGACGCAGCAGCCTTTGCAGCGGCAGAGGCTACAGCAGTAGCCACAGCAGTAGCCAaggcagcggcagcggcagaagcagcagcagcggcagcggcagtgGCGGCCGCGGAAGCTGTCGCCGTAGCAGGAGGCGGTTACGGCTATTGCTACACGTACGGCTACGGCTACGGTTACTGTGAAGGCACCGTCATTGTCGTGACACGCGCACTCAAAGCCGTAGCTTTTGCTAAAgcagcggcggaagcggGTGCTAATGCCGCAGCGGAGGCTACGGCCGTGGCTAAGGCAGCAGCTTCAGCGGGAGCTAGCGCTACGGCTCTAGTATCTGCTTCGGCATTTACAGGAGCTTCCGTGTCTACTGCAGTGACAATAGTATTGGAAGCAGCTGTAGGGATCTCCGACGATGATTGTACTGCGGTCGCTACCGCATCGGCCAGTGCAGCGGCGTCTGCTACTGCATCAGTGAAAGCAACAGCATTAGCGATTTCCACTGCGTCCGCATGTGCTTCGGCAGCCGCTTCAGCGGCGGCAGCAGCTTCAGCCGCAGCGTTTGCGTCGGCTACGGCATCCGCAAGGGCTTTCGCGGCGGCTATAGCGGCGGCAGACGTTGTTGTGGTCGGCAGCTATGTAGGCTGCACCACAGTCGTTATCACGGCGGTCAAAGCTGCAGCAGCGGCTATAGCAGcagcaacggcggcggctacGGCTTCCGCTACGGCAGCGGCGTCAGTTACAGTAGCAGCTACGGCGTCTGCATCGGCATCGGCAGAAGCTACGGCAGCTGCGGCTGTGTTAGTGGAAGCATCTGCATCAGCGCTGGCTGCAGCAACAGCATCGGCTACGGCCGTCGCTGTCGGAAACTGTGGCCCAACAAAGGTAGCGACATCTACAACGGTTTCGGCGGGAACGGAGGTTGCGGTGATTGCATCGGTGACAGCCAAACTGGCTGCAACAATCTCGACAGCAGCGTCTTCCACAGCGTCTGCTGCGTCTCTTACAGCAGCCGCTGCGGCTGCTTTCAGCTTCAGTCGCAGCAGTGTTTCCATTATCGACAACGTTGCAGTTAACGCCGGAAAGCTAAACGTGTATTTCTTCTCGTACTTCAAAATCTCTTTGCTGCATTGCAGCGACGTCAACAAAGACATCGATCTCCTATTTGTTATGGACAATTCCGGCAGCATTCCTTTCGGTGATTTCGTGAAACAAAAGACTTTCGTGAGCAGAATTATCGACCACGCTCTGACCATTGGATGCCACGCTTGCAtccgcgtcgccgtcatcaCCTACGCGCATCATCTCAAAATAGAGTTTGATTTTGACGCCCATTCGATAGGAGCGACTCCTCGAGCAGATCTCAAAGCGGCCGTTATGTCTATTGCCTATGTAGGCGGTTGGGCTACGAATACTAAAGTAGCCTTAGATATCGCTCACACGCTTTTGCACGACGTCAATAGAGGAGCAAGAGTCGGAGCCAAGAAGATTGTCTTTGTTCTGAGCGACGGGCACTCCAACTTGGGCGGAGATCCAAAGTTTTCCGCGGCAGTACTGAAAGCGGACGCCACCGTTATTGCTATGGGAGTTGCAAACTTCAGATCGGTGTCGAGTCAACAGGAGCTGAGAGACATCGCCACTAGCGACGATCACGTCTTAGTGTTGAATAGTTTTGACGATATGGAAGACATCGTCGATTACTTCGGCTCAA AAGCTCGTTGCGATTTAACGGACTTGGCAAAGAATCGACCTGAAGACTGGAATTCTATTAAAGACGGTTTCAAGAAGCTGAAAAAAGACGGTGTCATCAACGACATGGCAGCCCTTCATGCTCAAACGTTTCGAAGATTCGGAGCTTCTCacag TGGCGCCGGGTTTCTTCCGTGGCATCGCGCCTTTCTTCTCATGATCGAACGCGCTCTGCAAATCGcccagaacgacgacgccttaCGCCTTCCCTATTGGAACTGGAcgagcgaagacgtcaagacgtcgaagatATGGGACGATCTCGGCGGTGCACAGAACGGCGTTTCGACGGACGGCTTTTGCGTCAATACAGGCGACTTTAGAAAATCCGTCTGGCACCCGGATCCCTCCGAATGCATTACGCGAAATATGATAACGCCTAGCCCGGGTTCGTCTCAAGTGTCCCAGTCGGCATTAGACGCCGATCGCGAGTTTCTTTATCCCTACTCGTTATTTCGTCGAATAACGGAAGGAGGCGGCGGTCGTCACAACACCTTGCACGTTCGTTTTGGTGGATTGGAAGCGAACATGGCAACGGCTGTATCACCCCTCGATCCTGTCTTTTACTtc cATCATTGCTTCATCGATCTTCTCTGGTTTGATTGGCAAAAGCAGTGGGGCGAAGGCCCTGAAAACTATCCGGTCGCAGGCGAAGTGTACAATCTTCGTACGCCAATGCGACATCTGACCGCCGTCTACCCCGGTACGAACAGGCCTCTCTTGTCCAAGCCGGACTGGATTCGTCCCGTCAACTTGCTCAAAATCACCGACCTCGGATACACGTACGACTCGTCCGGATCGATATTTCACGTCGACCGGCGCCGACGCTCGGACTCGACCGATGCGGATCAAATTCATTCTGCCCTTCTCAATGGCAGCGCTTTGACGGACAGTCAAGTCCAACAGCAGGAATTTGACGCCCAGTGCGGCTTTCTCAGCGACTCCCTCGATGCTTCTCAACTCGACACGTGCATTCGTCGCGGAAAAACGCCCGgcgttcgtctcgcttcCGGTCCGAATCAATTCGAAGGTCGAGTCGAAGTTCTTTGCGACGGCACGTGGCACGCCGTCTGTGACGACAAttgggacgacgacgacgccgaggtCGTTTGCGGTCAGCTCGGCTTTTCCGGCGGCAAAGCGTACAACGATTCGGAGTGGACGTACGAGTCGAATGATAATCTCGCGACGAGTTTCGACTGTACTGGAAACGAAGAACTGCTTCAAGACTGCTCGCACgatcacgtcgacgttttcactAATGCAGCAGCCGGCTTTTGTCCTTACTACGGGTACGCCCAAGTGGTGTGCGATCCAG GTGTTAGGCTATCTACTATTGGGGACTCTTCCGGTTACCTTCATGTGTACAACGCTGCCCAGAAAGTGTGGGGTCCCGTGTGCGGCGCACGAAATTGGGGAAAACGTCATCATTCAGAAGCGTGCGAAGCAGCCGGTTTTGGTCCTTCGGCTCTCGGAGTCAGTCAATCGTCTACGTCGAAACCCATTTTAGAAACGACGTACGTGGGATGCCTTTCCAGTGCGAGAAAGGCAATCGATTGCAGAGGAGTCGAGTGGGACACAGCATCGtgcgacgactcgacgaatGATCTTTACGTCTCTTGCCTCGACT CTGTTCGCCTTGTTGATGGACCTAGTGCTCGTGAAGGCCGAGTCGAAGTCTTTCATCAAGGCGTCTGGGGCTCGGTGGGTTATCTGCTTTGGGACGAAGATGATGGTGACGTTGTCTGCCGTCAATTGGGGTATGCAGAGGGTGCAGAACTGGTCTACTATCAATCGTTTTCGGCCGGTCCGAGCATCGTTTGGCTTGATCGCGTTCAGTGCACGGGACTGGAAGCttctctgaataaatgtCGCCATTCTGGATACGGCGATGCTTTGTACGACGTTCAGCGTCGGAGTGCAGCCGTCAAATGCAAGCCATAG
- the LOC136197858 gene encoding uncharacterized protein, which produces MSSFATHLLACFFLSAARADELSIDFNNAIGMTSDGYVSFNFDWHLNSEESPAWYNSSVLVLDLKNPQLVYLASQLSPGHLRVGGSEGDVAIYDVGTHSPCKPGFCMSMDRWHELVEFCQAAKIRLVFGLNAMYGRKNKTSHFDSTNTQALLEYTAKNKLPVYGFEFGNELQSKIDPSYMADDYITIRQMINELWPDSSTRPWLIGPDENPNEDFLKKLLQKAGYAMNASTYHIYPGYGLDPHLPQQILTSSYLNKEGSLAAKLGKDINETAPNVEGWVGETAAAWHSGRNGTTNTFLSGFWYLDALASVASQNQKAFCRQTLVGGNYELLNKNTTDPYPDYFTALLFKRLMGMKFLQVKANISDDLRVYAACSNPEAAEAGAVTTAFLNINNSTSFSFTIAGLSGDQADREEFHLSSGEEGTLQSSTVKLNNKILQLQDGKLPDMSGMSQSRESPIVVKPLTYGYILFKNANAAVCSKN; this is translated from the exons ATGAGCTCGTTCGCTACTCATCTTCTCGCTTGCTTTTTCCTCTCTGCGGCTCGAGCGGACGAGCTGAGCATTGATTTTAACAATGCAATCGGAATGACGAGCGATGGCTACGTCAGCTTCAATTTTGACTGGCATCTAAACAGTGAAGAGAGTCCCGCTTGGTACAATAGCAGCGTGCTTGTGcttgatttgaaaaatccGCAGCTTGTATACCTGGCAAGTCAATTGTCGCCAGGTCATCTTCGAGTG GGCGGTTCAGAAGGAGACGTT GCAATATATGACGTTGGAACTCATTCACCATGCAAGCCA GGGTTTTGTATGTCAATGGACAGATGGCACGAATTGGTTGAGTTCTGTCAGGCAGCTAAAATCAGACTG GTTTTTGGATTAAATGCCATGTACGGACGAAAGAACAAAACTTCACATTTTGATTCCACGAATACTCAAGCTTTGTTGGAGTATACAGCCAAAAATAAACTTCCCGTGTACGGCTTCGAG TTTGGAAATGAGCTTCAGTCAAAA ATCGACCCGTCGTACATGGCTGATGATTACATTACTATTAG GCAGATGATTAATGAACTTTGGCCCGATTCTTCCACTCGTCCGTGGCTGATAGGCCCAG ACGAGAATCCAAATGAAGATTTTCTAAAGAAGTTGCTTCAAAAAGCCGGATACGCCATGAACGCTTCGACGTATCATATTTATCCTG GATACGGCCTTGATCCCCATTTGCCTCAACAAATCCTTACGTCTAGCTATCTTAACAAAGAAGGATCTCTAGCT GCCAAACTAGGCAAAGATATAAATGAAACTGCTCCAAACGTTGAAGGAT GGGTTGGAGAAACGGCAGCTGCATGGCATAGCGGTCGAAATGGAACGACAAACACTTTCCTGTCTGGATTCTGGTATTTG GACGCCTTGGCTTCTGTTGCATCTCAGAATCAAAAAGCGTTCTGCA GGCAGACTTTGGTGGGAGGCAACTACGAA CTCCTAAACAAAAACACTACCGATCCGTATCCAGATTACTTCACTGCACTCTTGTTCAAACGCCTGATGGGGATGAAG TTTCTGCAAGTTAAAGCAAACATATCCGACGATCTTCGAGTATACGCAGCATGCAGTAATCCCGAA GCGGCTGAAGCTGGAGCTGTCACAACAGCTTTTCTAAATATCAacaattcgacgtcattcagTTTTACAATAGCG GGTCTTTCTGGAGATCAAGCTGATCGAGAAGAG TTTCATCTTTCTTCTGGAGAAGAGGGAACTCTACAATCTTCAACAGTTAAACTAAACAACAAGATTCTTCAGCTTCAG GATGGCAAACTTCCCGACATGTCAGGCATGTCTCAATCAAGAGAGTCTCCAATTGTAGTCAAGCCCTTGACCTACGGTTACATATTGTTCAAAAACGCTAACGCCGCCGTCTGTTCCAAGAACTaa
- the LOC136197867 gene encoding CMP-N-acetylneuraminate-beta-galactosamide-alpha-2,3-sialyltransferase 1-like produces MLPPSTCGLILTRSKWFCDRCDAALNATWSRSDPPVSKESIEAIRSSKIGRFTERRFRRTSPGVLKAVSSADIFGQWRKEKGRISCAVVGNSDNMIGSNYGPIIDSHDVVIRMNSAITKKYEADVGKKTTFQSLHGRIAEFYKKPNKVLVIPSALKSIEFAGRASSELSINQSDIFIIHPDVYQCTKRWMAGNTAVPSSGVTLLVFAVHVCNKVNVFGYGLNKEGKYKHYFSNREETRPGGAHNLTSEIELRRKLEEEGIITVYSGTS; encoded by the exons ATGCTGCCACCTTCGACGTGTG GTCTCATTTTGACTCGTTCCAAATGGTTTTGCGATCGATGCGATGCAGCGCTGAATGCCACTTGGTCTCGGAGCGATCCACCGGTATCGAAAGAATCCATTGAAGCGATACGG AGCTCAAAAATTGGTCGTTTCACAGAAAGAAGATTTCGTCGCACTTCTCCAGGCGTTTTGAAAGCAGTTTCAAGTGCAGACATTTTCGGTCAGtggagaaaggagaaaggaAGAATTTCGTGTGCTGTTGTCGGTAACTCGGATAACATGATTGGATCTAACTACGGTCCCATTATCGATAGCCACGACGTCGTAATAAG AATGAACTCGGCAATTACGAAGAAATATGAAGCAGATGTCggcaaaaagacgacgtttcaaAGTCTCCACGGTCGCATAGCTGAATTCTATAAGAAGCCAAACAAAGTGCTCGTTATACCTTCTGCACTGAAGTCAATTGAGTTTGCAGGAAGAGCATCGTCAGAACTTTCCATCAATCAATCCGAT ATCTTTATAATTCATCCAGACGTGTATCAATGCACGAAAAGGTGGATGGCGGGCAATACAGCGGTTCCATCAAGCGGAGTCACTCTTCTAGTTTTCGCTGTTCATGTTTGCAACAAG GTGAATGTGTTTGGGTATGGGCTCAACAAGGAAGGCAAATACAAACACTATTTCAGTAACAGAGAAGAAACTAGACCAGGTGGAGCTCATAATTTGACCTCAGAAATAGAACTTCGCCGGAAGCTCGAAGAGGAAGGAATAATTACAGTTTATTCAGGCACTTCATAA